From Planococcus halocryophilus, the proteins below share one genomic window:
- a CDS encoding UxaA family hydrolase has translation MEKKYNALRLHETDNVAVALENLKTGEKLVVQGLDTEIILQINIPYGHKVAVSTILQDQKILKYGECMGIATEDIPAGNHVHVSNVRGLNEEDKTAVFLKGGVVG, from the coding sequence ATGGAGAAAAAATATAATGCCCTAAGGTTGCACGAAACGGATAATGTGGCTGTGGCATTAGAAAACCTGAAAACGGGAGAGAAACTTGTTGTTCAGGGCTTGGATACGGAAATCATACTCCAAATAAATATCCCTTACGGTCATAAAGTTGCAGTGTCGACTATCCTGCAAGATCAAAAAATACTCAAATATGGAGAGTGTATGGGAATAGCTACAGAAGATATACCTGCGGGTAATCATGTCCATGTATCGAATGTACGTGGGTTGAATGAGGAAGACAAAACGGCTGTATTTCTCAAAGGAGGAGTTGTGGGGTGA